In Gossypium arboreum isolate Shixiya-1 chromosome 6, ASM2569848v2, whole genome shotgun sequence, the following are encoded in one genomic region:
- the LOC108484208 gene encoding ABC transporter F family member 2-like, with protein sequence MVLSTKLHRFDLRSTFFTSPCPSFTPNSSSLVSRKTFKFKPTKITAQVFTLSVETSVKDPESDIESLISSNTEEINRKRSSKQSITGASGISSGVKLENISKSYKGVTVSKDVSWEVKKGEKVGLVGVNAAGKTTGLRIITGQEEPDSGNVIKAKSNMKNAFLNQEFEVSMSRTVREELMSAFKEEMEISDRLERVQKTIEGATKDLELMGRLLDEFDLLQRRAQAVDLDEVDAKVSKLMPELGFSPEDSDSSGFHFLSTTRRKQNLFAPTISNKLIHPPPLHAPPLLPSISRINGKMKACCRAISTTYPMSITSRFNPCFITNVAEPNAGLIGDEDDVLQDPNTLSHLKTELLQQLKGINRGIFGVPSSKKSDVEAMVKLLESHNPTPDPILNLEKVGGCWKLLYSTITILGSKRTKLGLRDFITLGECFQIIDIEKSKAVNVIKFNARGLKLLNGKLTIEASFKIASKSRVDVSYDNSTITPDQLLNVFSKNYDVLLAIFNPEGWLEITYVDDTMRIGRDDKENIFILERSEEDTV encoded by the exons ATGGTGCTCTCCACAAAACTCCACCGTTTTGACCTTCGTTCAACATTCTTCACCTCTCCTTGCCCCTCGTTTACTCCCAATTCCTCCTCTTTAGTCTCCCGCAAAACCTTTAAATTTAAACCAACTAAAATAACCGCCCAAGTTTTCACTCTCAGCGTTGAAACCTCCGTTAAGGACCCTGAAAGCGACATTGAATCACTGATTTCCTCCAATACAGAAGAAATTAATCGGAAACGTTCCAGCAAGCAATCCATTACCGGTGCGTCGGGTATTTCCTCCGGCGTAAAGCTTGAAAACATTAGTAAGAGCTATAAAGGAGTAACTGTTTCGAAAGATGTGAGTTGGGAAGTGAAAAAAGGCGAGAAAGTTGGACTGGTTGGAGTAAATGCAGCAGGGAAAACGACCGGGTTGAGAATTATAACGGGACAAGAAGAACCCGATTCGGGGAACGTTATAAAGGCCAAATCAAACATGAAAAATGCATTTTTGAACCAAGAATTTGAGGTTTCGATGAGCAGGACGGTGAGGGAGGAGTTAATGAGTgcttttaaagaagaaatggagATTTCTGACAGGTTAGAGAGGGTACAGAAGACGATAGAAGGGGCTACCAAGGATTTGGAGTTGATGGGAAGGCTTTTGGATGAGTTTGATTTGTTGCAGAGGAGGGCTCAGGCTGTGGATTTGGATGAGGTTGATGCTAAGGTTAGTAAGTTGATGCCCGAGCTTGGGTTTTCCCCCGAGGATTCCGATAGCTCTGGGTTTCATTTTCTTTCCACAACACGAAGGAAACAAAACTTGTTTGCACCAACCATTTCCAACAAGCTTATCCACCCTCCACCACTCCATGCTCCCCCTTTGCTTCCTTCCATATCCAGAATCAATGGAAAGATGAAAGCTTGCTGCAGGGCAATCTCAACCACATATCCAATGTCTATCACCTCTAGATTCAACCCCTGTTTCATCACTAACGTGGCTGAACCTAACGCTGGCTTAATCGGCGATGAGGATGATGTATTACAAGATCCTAACACACTTTCCCACCTCAAAACTGAACTCTTACAGCAACTCAAAG GAATCAATAGAGGGATTTTTGGAGTCCCATCCTCAAAGAAATCTGACGTTGAAGCTATGGTGAAGCTGCTAGAATCTCACAATCCAACTCCAGATCCTATCTTGAATCTAGAAAAG GTAGGTGGTTGCTGGAAGCTACTTTATAGTACTATTACAATCTTGGGTTCCAAGAGAACAAAGCTTGGGTTGAGGGATTTCATCACTTTGGGAGAGTGTTTCCAGATCATTGATATTGAAAAG AGCAAAGCAGTTAACGTGATAAAGTTCAATGCCAGAGGATTGAAATTGTTAAATGGGAAGCTCACAATTGAAGCTTCCTTCAAGATCGCATCCAAATCA AGAGTTGATGTAAGTTACGATAACTCGACAATCACTCCTGATCAG CTGTTGAATGTGTTCTCGAAAAATTATGATGTTCTGCTTGCTATCTTCAATCCGGAAGGGTGGCTGGAGATAAC GTATGTAGATGATACGATGAGGATAGGGAGAGATGATAAAGAGAACATCTTCATATTGGAAAGATCAGAAGAAGACACAGTCTAG